A single window of Helicobacter pylori NCTC 11637 = CCUG 17874 = ATCC 43504 = JCM 12093 DNA harbors:
- a CDS encoding DNA cytosine methyltransferase — protein sequence MGILTFMDFCSGIGGGRLGLEQCHLKCVGHAEINHEALRTYELFFKDTHNFGDLMRINPNDLPDFDALISGFPCQAFSINGKRKGLEDERGTIIYGLIRILKVKQPECFLLENVKGLINHKQQETFKTIIKALQEAGYTTYYQILNSADFQLAQKRERLYIVGFRKDLKHPFHFPLGLANDYCFKDFLDADNECYLDVSNAAFQRYLHNRYNHNRVSLENILTLENAVLDTRQSDLRLYFNVFPTLRTSRHGLFYTQKGKIKRLNATESLLLQGFPRDLIAKIKNNPNFKESHLLSQAGNAMSVNVIAAIAKQMLKAIQ from the coding sequence TTGGGGATTTTAACTTTTATGGATTTTTGCTCTGGTATTGGTGGAGGCCGTTTGGGCTTGGAGCAATGCCATTTAAAATGCGTAGGGCATGCCGAAATCAATCATGAAGCCCTTAGAACTTATGAATTATTTTTTAAAGACACCCATAATTTTGGGGATTTGATGCGAATCAATCCTAATGATTTACCCGATTTTGATGCGCTCATTAGTGGGTTTCCTTGTCAGGCTTTTTCTATCAATGGCAAAAGGAAGGGGCTTGAAGATGAAAGAGGGACGATTATTTATGGGCTTATTCGCATTTTAAAAGTCAAACAGCCTGAATGTTTCTTACTTGAAAACGTTAAGGGCTTAATCAACCATAAGCAGCAAGAAACTTTTAAAACCATTATCAAAGCCTTGCAAGAAGCGGGCTATACAACTTATTATCAAATTTTAAACAGCGCTGATTTCCAATTAGCCCAAAAGAGAGAACGCCTTTATATCGTAGGGTTTAGGAAGGATTTAAAACACCCATTTCATTTCCCTTTAGGTTTAGCCAATGATTATTGTTTTAAGGATTTTTTAGACGCTGATAATGAATGTTATTTGGATGTGAGTAACGCTGCATTTCAAAGATACTTGCATAACCGATACAACCATAACCGGGTTTCTTTAGAAAATATCTTAACTTTAGAAAACGCCGTTTTAGACACAAGACAATCTGATTTAAGGTTGTATTTTAATGTTTTTCCTACTTTAAGGACTTCTCGGCATGGTTTGTTTTATACCCAAAAAGGTAAAATCAAAAGATTAAATGCAACTGAAAGCCTGCTTTTACAAGGATTTCCTAGGGATTTGATTGCTAAGATTAAAAATAATCCTAATTTTAAAGAAAGCCATTTGTTATCCCAAGCGGGGAATGCGATGAGCGTGAATGTGATTGCTGCAATCGCTAAACAAATGTTAAAGGCGATTCAATAA
- the tolB gene encoding Tol-Pal system protein TolB: MRYLWLFLICAIGLFATDKTLDIIKTIQKLPKIEVRYSIDNDANYALKLHEVLANDLKTSQHFDVSQNKDQGAINYAELKDKKFQLVALVSVAVENGNKISRLKLYDVNTSALVKTFDYPIVSLDLYPFAAHNMAIVVNDYLKAPSIAWMKRLIVFSKYIGPGITNIALADYTMRYQKEIIKNNRLNIFPKWANAEQTEFYYTQYGERTPMILKYNIQKATHENIASSQGMAVVSSVSSDGSKILMSLAPDGQPDVYLYDTHKKTKTKITRYPGIDVSGVFLEDDKSMAFVSDRSGYPNIYMKKLGLKESAEQLLYEGRSNESIDAYKDSIVYVSRENLNEFGKTVFNLNLITLNSKYIRRLTVNGSNQMPRFSTDGRNIMYIKKTPQEYAMGLILLDYNQSFLFPLKNVKIQAFDW, encoded by the coding sequence CGATGCCAATTACGCTTTAAAATTGCATGAAGTTTTGGCGAATGATTTAAAGACTAGCCAGCATTTTGATGTTTCTCAAAACAAGGATCAAGGCGCTATCAATTACGCAGAACTTAAAGATAAAAAATTCCAACTTGTAGCGCTGGTGAGCGTGGCGGTAGAAAATGGCAATAAAATTTCACGATTAAAACTTTATGATGTCAATACGAGCGCTCTTGTTAAAACTTTTGACTACCCCATTGTAAGTTTAGATCTATACCCTTTTGCAGCGCACAACATGGCCATTGTGGTGAATGATTATTTAAAAGCCCCTTCTATCGCTTGGATGAAGCGCCTTATTGTTTTTTCTAAATACATTGGACCAGGAATCACAAACATCGCACTAGCGGATTATACGATGCGTTATCAAAAAGAAATCATCAAAAATAACCGACTCAATATTTTCCCCAAATGGGCGAACGCTGAGCAAACGGAGTTTTATTACACGCAGTATGGCGAAAGAACGCCCATGATTTTAAAATACAACATTCAAAAAGCCACTCATGAGAATATCGCTAGTTCTCAAGGAATGGCTGTGGTCTCTAGCGTGAGTTCTGATGGCTCTAAAATTTTAATGTCTTTAGCCCCTGATGGCCAACCGGATGTGTATTTGTATGACACGCATAAAAAAACTAAAACTAAAATAACGCGCTATCCTGGGATAGATGTCTCAGGAGTGTTTTTAGAAGATGACAAGTCTATGGCTTTTGTTTCGGATAGATCCGGTTATCCTAACATCTACATGAAGAAATTGGGGTTAAAAGAAAGCGCGGAGCAACTCCTTTATGAAGGAAGAAGCAATGAATCCATTGACGCTTATAAAGATAGTATTGTGTATGTGAGCCGAGAAAACCTTAATGAATTTGGCAAAACGGTGTTTAATTTGAATCTGATCACTCTAAACAGCAAATATATCCGCAGACTTACCGTGAATGGCTCTAACCAGATGCCTCGTTTTTCTACGGATGGGAGAAATATCATGTATATCAAAAAGACACCACAAGAATACGCCATGGGGCTTATTTTGCTAGACTATAATCAGAGTTTTTTATTCCCTTTAAAGAATGTGAAAATACAAGCCTTTGATTGGTAA
- a CDS encoding HP1117 family Sel1-like repeat protein, which translates to MGYASKLALKICLASLCLFSALGAEHLEQKRNFIYKGEEAYNNKEYERAASFYKSAIKNGEPLAYVLLGIMYENGRGVPKDYKKAAEYFQKAVDNDIPRGYNNLGVMYKEGRGVPKDEKKAVEYFRIATEKGYTNAYINLGIMYMEGRGVPSNYVKATECFRKAMHKGNVEAYILLGDIYYSGNDQLGIEPDKDKAIVYYKMAADMSSSRAYEGLAESYQYGLGVEKDKKKAEEYMQKACDFDIDKNCKKKNTSSR; encoded by the coding sequence ATGGGATACGCAAGCAAATTAGCCTTGAAGATTTGTTTGGCAAGTTTATGTTTATTTAGCGCTCTTGGTGCAGAACACCTTGAACAAAAAAGGAATTTTATTTATAAAGGGGAGGAAGCCTATAATAATAAGGAATATGAGCGGGCGGCTTCTTTTTATAAGAGCGCGATTAAAAATGGCGAGCCGCTTGCTTATGTTCTTTTAGGAATCATGTATGAAAATGGTAGGGGTGTGCCTAAAGATTACAAGAAAGCGGCTGAATATTTTCAAAAAGCGGTTGATAACGATATACCTAGAGGGTATAACAATTTAGGCGTGATGTATAAAGAGGGTAGGGGCGTTCCTAAAGATGAAAAGAAAGCCGTGGAGTATTTTAGAATAGCTACAGAGAAAGGCTATACTAACGCTTATATCAACTTAGGCATCATGTATATGGAGGGTAGGGGCGTTCCAAGCAACTATGTGAAAGCGACAGAGTGTTTTAGAAAAGCGATGCATAAGGGTAATGTAGAAGCTTATATCCTTTTAGGGGATATTTATTATAGTGGGAATGATCAATTGGGTATTGAGCCAGACAAAGATAAGGCGATTGTCTATTATAAAATGGCGGCTGATATGAGCTCTTCTAGAGCTTATGAAGGGTTAGCAGAGTCTTATCAGTATGGGTTAGGCGTGGAAAAAGATAAGAAAAAGGCTGAAGAATACATGCAAAAAGCATGCGATTTTGACATTGATAAAAATTGTAAGAAAAAGAACACTTCAAGCCGATAA
- a CDS encoding DUF3519 domain-containing protein codes for MKLPKALNEATAGAALKYHIKRALERSHSISDFSKNLELSANNSKFTNNTLKIIEELNNGIKQASEEIKEKARDFSNQKLTNEQIKELLNNAEIPTSGRDAITFGVNNLNPEIVEFLHKNNKKMIIEKASNKEVELLKDANFKHPENIRASLDHDAIAHILKRHGVNSVNVRNGEIPVTNEDIANYRYIVNNADAILRTLDKYDKEAITAFKQVNGYAVVVEQAINKKNELALKTMFKSKGDYKNNEVYKEFSSTSLNANAKVRHGLSSHSGATENTTPKPLTDQEDLLKNTELDNETTKEATNLSPLEQANAEKLAKLESEKLESEQEFLKAKEQESKRKEALKKKLEHERGNAGNIESQTKIEVGEDIPTQTQAQLPKSRVRLNEREIYDLDYAIVKAKDLKPSFTTGGTQKRTDMNEEQIKSIAENFDPKKIFGSGGFEDLPIILHDGQVIAGNHRIQGMLNFTPKSRFAYEKAIKEYYHIDLKPDELLVRVPHNRLNNTEINNLAASSNQGRFNSESDHAIAVLSHYEAKLKELDQKLDADSIYSLKNIVAKNLNFDKATHPNVTDSNLALLMFNMPRTKTQGIELLNRWQKEFSNDIKSYEKVKKMFVDNAGSFHNLIHDMNFPKVSLNAYLSDIMDRSFANLKNYQTTSESLKDLSEKFYKTSSLEMFEKSEQNTSDISEILGGAIARFARFDDPSKALFEALKSDNIKKGLKEFKIADVTKDMFNPDSKEFKDIDIYDFTHYLLMVDREPNENNPVLKRLIEAIKDMQKESEKGSKKQKLDTPSEWGHNYSEFKGDGLGAINKLLETKKGFVAGAFYKEGLGDIDLVWGNKDYELEHILKRREKQAKNKGLNEQQAKEYALNIAKTIPEVIDKGVKVDNNGRIAIEYKNIRVGINDDWYSEKLPNKWVISSYEIHNSESEPPSLLMAQLQGVGLGTPKLTEPNPTTKKLNKE; via the coding sequence GTGAAATTACCTAAAGCCCTAAATGAAGCCACCGCAGGAGCGGCGTTAAAGTATCACATTAAAAGAGCGCTTGAAAGAAGCCACAGCATAAGCGATTTTAGTAAGAATTTAGAGCTAAGCGCTAATAATTCTAAATTCACTAACAACACGCTTAAAATCATTGAAGAGCTTAACAACGGCATCAAACAAGCCAGCGAAGAAATCAAAGAAAAAGCGCGCGATTTTTCTAATCAAAAACTCACTAACGAACAAATCAAAGAGCTATTGAATAACGCAGAAATCCCTACAAGCGGGAGAGACGCTATCACTTTTGGAGTGAATAACCTAAACCCTGAAATAGTTGAATTTCTACACAAAAACAACAAGAAAATGATTATAGAAAAAGCCTCTAACAAAGAAGTAGAACTTTTAAAAGACGCTAACTTTAAACACCCTGAAAACATAAGAGCGAGTTTAGATCATGATGCTATCGCTCACATACTCAAAAGGCATGGCGTTAATTCTGTTAATGTTAGAAATGGAGAGATCCCTGTTACGAACGAAGATATAGCGAATTATAGATATATCGTTAATAACGCTGATGCAATTCTTAGGACTTTAGACAAATACGATAAAGAAGCTATAACGGCGTTTAAACAAGTTAACGGCTATGCGGTAGTCGTGGAGCAAGCGATCAATAAGAAAAATGAATTAGCTTTAAAAACGATGTTCAAGAGTAAAGGAGATTATAAAAATAATGAAGTTTATAAAGAATTTTCAAGCACCTCACTCAATGCTAACGCAAAGGTGCGCCATGGGTTGAGTTCCCATAGTGGTGCTACAGAGAATACTACACCAAAACCGCTAACCGATCAAGAGGATTTATTAAAAAATACAGAATTAGACAACGAAACCACCAAAGAAGCTACAAATTTAAGCCCACTTGAACAAGCCAACGCTGAAAAGTTAGCGAAGTTAGAAAGCGAGAAGCTAGAAAGCGAACAAGAGTTTTTAAAAGCTAAAGAGCAAGAGAGCAAGCGTAAGGAAGCGTTAAAAAAGAAATTAGAACACGAGCGCGGCAATGCGGGCAACATTGAAAGCCAGACTAAAATAGAAGTAGGAGAAGATATACCCACACAAACCCAAGCGCAATTACCCAAAAGCCGAGTGAGATTGAACGAACGAGAGATTTACGATCTAGATTATGCGATCGTTAAAGCTAAAGACTTGAAACCAAGCTTTACCACAGGCGGGACGCAAAAACGCACCGACATGAACGAAGAGCAGATTAAAAGCATTGCTGAAAATTTTGATCCTAAAAAGATATTTGGGAGCGGAGGTTTTGAAGATTTACCGATCATTTTGCACGACGGGCAAGTGATCGCAGGAAACCACAGAATCCAAGGCATGCTGAATTTCACGCCTAAAAGCCGTTTTGCTTACGAGAAAGCGATCAAGGAATACTATCACATAGACTTAAAACCGGACGAGTTATTAGTGAGAGTGCCACACAACCGCCTAAACAACACCGAGATCAACAATTTAGCGGCTTCAAGCAATCAAGGACGCTTTAATAGCGAAAGCGATCATGCGATAGCGGTTTTAAGCCACTACGAAGCGAAATTGAAAGAATTAGACCAAAAATTAGACGCTGATAGCATTTATTCTTTAAAAAACATTGTGGCTAAAAATTTGAATTTTGATAAGGCGACTCATCCTAATGTAACTGATAGTAACTTAGCGCTTTTAATGTTTAACATGCCACGAACCAAAACGCAAGGGATAGAGTTGCTTAATCGTTGGCAAAAAGAATTTTCTAACGACATTAAAAGCTATGAAAAAGTAAAAAAAATGTTTGTAGATAACGCCGGCAGTTTTCACAATTTAATCCACGATATGAATTTCCCTAAAGTGAGTTTAAACGCTTATTTAAGCGACATTATGGATCGCAGTTTTGCCAATTTAAAGAATTACCAAACTACGAGCGAAAGCTTGAAAGATTTGAGCGAAAAATTCTATAAAACGAGTTCTTTAGAGATGTTTGAAAAGAGCGAACAAAACACGAGCGACATTAGCGAGATTTTAGGAGGAGCTATCGCGCGATTTGCACGATTTGATGATCCTTCTAAAGCGTTATTTGAAGCGTTAAAGAGCGATAACATTAAAAAAGGCTTGAAAGAATTCAAGATTGCAGATGTTACAAAAGACATGTTTAACCCTGATAGTAAAGAGTTTAAGGATATTGATATTTACGACTTCACGCATTACCTTTTAATGGTGGATAGAGAGCCAAATGAAAATAATCCCGTTTTAAAGCGCTTGATAGAAGCTATAAAGGATATGCAAAAAGAGAGCGAGAAAGGGAGTAAAAAACAAAAACTTGACACTCCTAGCGAATGGGGACACAATTATAGCGAGTTTAAGGGCGATGGCTTAGGAGCGATTAACAAGCTATTAGAAACTAAAAAAGGTTTTGTAGCGGGAGCGTTTTATAAGGAAGGTTTAGGGGATATTGATTTAGTTTGGGGTAATAAAGATTACGAGCTAGAACACATCTTAAAACGCCGAGAGAAGCAAGCCAAAAACAAAGGACTAAACGAACAACAAGCTAAAGAATACGCCTTAAATATAGCTAAAACGATACCAGAAGTTATTGATAAAGGCGTTAAGGTTGATAATAACGGCAGAATAGCTATTGAATATAAAAATATAAGAGTAGGAATTAATGACGATTGGTATAGCGAAAAGCTACCTAATAAGTGGGTGATAAGCAGTTATGAAATTCATAATAGCGAGAGTGAGCCACCGAGTCTCCTTATGGCTCAATTACAAGGGGTAGGTTTGGGAACCCCTAAACTCACCGAACCTAATCCTACCACAAAAAAATTAAATAAGGAATAA
- a CDS encoding outer membrane protein Omp18, with protein MKRSSAFSFLVAFLLVAGCSHKMDNKTVAGDVSAKTVQTAPVTTEPAPEKEEPKQEPAPVVEEKPAIESGTIIASIYFDFDKYEIKESDQETLDEIVQKAKENHMQVLLEGNTDEFGSSEYNQALGVKRTLSVKNALVIKGVEKDMIKTISFGETKPKCAQKTRECYKENRRVDVKLVK; from the coding sequence ATGAAGAGATCTTCTGCATTTAGTTTCTTGGTAGCTTTTTTATTGGTAGCTGGCTGTAGTCATAAAATGGATAATAAGACTGTGGCTGGCGATGTGAGCGCTAAAACGGTTCAGACTGCACCTGTTACTACAGAACCAGCTCCAGAGAAAGAAGAGCCTAAACAAGAGCCAGCTCCAGTGGTTGAAGAAAAGCCGGCTATTGAAAGCGGGACTATCATCGCTTCTATTTATTTTGATTTTGACAAGTATGAGATCAAAGAATCCGATCAAGAGACTTTAGATGAGATCGTGCAAAAAGCTAAAGAAAACCACATGCAAGTGCTTTTGGAAGGCAATACCGATGAATTTGGCTCTAGCGAATACAACCAAGCGCTTGGCGTTAAAAGGACTTTGAGCGTGAAAAACGCTTTAGTCATTAAAGGGGTAGAAAAAGATATGATCAAAACCATCAGTTTTGGTGAAACCAAACCCAAATGCGCCCAAAAAACTAGAGAATGTTACAAAGAAAACAGAAGAGTGGATGTCAAATTAGTGAAGTAA
- a CDS encoding flagellar biosynthesis anti-sigma factor FlgM yields MINAISSLAPVQSLGNYKRVEKNEKVENSEAALDRVAEIKKAIENNQYKINLHETSHKMAQDLLGIS; encoded by the coding sequence ATGATCAATGCCATTTCTTCTCTTGCTCCGGTGCAATCTTTGGGGAATTACAAGCGTGTGGAAAAGAATGAAAAAGTTGAAAATAGCGAGGCCGCTCTTGATAGGGTAGCTGAAATCAAGAAAGCGATTGAAAATAACCAGTATAAAATCAACTTGCATGAGACTTCTCACAAAATGGCACAGGATTTATTAGGGATAAGCTAG
- a CDS encoding FKBP-type peptidyl-prolyl cis-trans isomerase — MQNHDLESIKQAALIEYEVREQGSSEVLDSNISKEPLEFIIGANQIIAGLEKAVLKAQIGEWEEVVIAPEEAYGVYESSYLQEVPRDQFEGIELEKGMSVFGQTEDNQTIQAIIKDFSNTHVMVDYNHPLAGKTLAFCFKVLGFREVSEEEILASHHGGGTGCCGGHGGHGGKKGGGCGCSCSHG; from the coding sequence ATGCAAAACCATGATTTAGAGTCAATCAAACAAGCCGCTTTGATTGAATATGAAGTGAGAGAACAAGGCTCTAGCGAAGTGCTAGACAGCAATATTTCTAAAGAGCCTTTAGAGTTTATTATAGGCGCTAATCAAATCATAGCAGGGTTAGAAAAGGCGGTATTAAAGGCTCAAATTGGCGAGTGGGAAGAGGTTGTCATCGCCCCAGAAGAAGCTTATGGGGTTTATGAAAGCAGCTATTTGCAAGAAGTCCCTAGAGATCAATTTGAAGGCATTGAATTAGAAAAAGGCATGAGCGTTTTTGGGCAAACTGAAGACAATCAAACCATTCAAGCCATTATCAAAGACTTTAGCAACACGCATGTGATGGTGGATTATAACCACCCGTTAGCCGGGAAAACTTTAGCGTTTTGTTTCAAGGTTTTAGGTTTTAGGGAAGTGAGCGAAGAAGAAATTTTAGCTTCACACCATGGCGGTGGGACAGGTTGCTGTGGCGGTCATGGGGGTCATGGCGGAAAGAAAGGTGGGGGTTGTGGTTGCTCATGTTCGCATGGGTAG
- the ggt gene encoding gamma-glutamyltransferase: MRRSFLKTIGLGVIALSLGLLSPLSAASYPPIKNTKVGLALSSHPLATEIGQKVLEDGGNAIDAAVAIGFALAVVHPAAGNIGGGGFAVIHLANGENVALDFREKAPLKATKNMFLDKQGNVVPKLSEDGYLAAGVPGTVAGMEAMLKKYGTKKLSQLIDPAIKLAENGYVISQRQAETLKEARERFLKYTSSKKYFFKKGHLDYQEGDLFVQKDLAKTLNQIKTLGAKGFYQGQVAELIEKDMKKNGGIITKEDLASYNVKWRKPVVGSYRGYKIISMSPPSSGGTHLIQILNVMENADLSTLGYGASKNIHIAAEAMRQAYADRSVYMGDADFVSVPVDKLINKAYAKKIFDTIQPDTVTPSSQIKPGMGQLHEGSNTTHYSVADRWGNAVSVTYTINASYGSAASIDGAGFLLNNEMDDFSIKPGNPNLYGLVGGDANAIEANKRPLSSMSPTIVLKNNKVFLVVGSPGGSRIITTVLQVISNVIDYNMNISEAVSAPRFHMQWLPDELRIEKFGMPADVKDNLTKMGYQIVTKPVMGDVNAIQVLPKTKGSVFYGSTDPRKEF; the protein is encoded by the coding sequence ATGAGACGGAGTTTTTTAAAGACGATTGGTTTGGGCGTGATAGCGCTCTCTTTGGGTTTGTTAAGCCCTTTGAGCGCGGCGAGTTACCCTCCCATTAAAAACACTAAAGTAGGCTTAGCTCTTTCTAGCCACCCGCTAGCCACTGAAATTGGGCAAAAGGTTTTAGAAGATGGGGGCAATGCGATTGATGCGGCTGTAGCGATAGGTTTTGCTCTAGCGGTTGTCCATCCTGCAGCAGGCAATATTGGTGGTGGAGGTTTTGCGGTTATCCATTTGGCTAATGGTGAAAATGTTGCCTTAGATTTTAGAGAAAAAGCCCCCTTGAAAGCCACTAAAAACATGTTTTTAGACAAGCAAGGCAATGTAGTCCCTAAACTCAGTGAAGATGGCTATTTGGCGGCTGGAGTTCCTGGAACGGTGGCGGGCATGGAAGCGATGTTGAAAAAATACGGCACTAAAAAACTATCGCAACTCATTGATCCTGCCATTAAATTGGCTGAAAATGGTTATGTGATTTCACAAAGACAAGCAGAAACCCTAAAAGAAGCAAGGGAGCGGTTTTTAAAATACACTTCTAGCAAAAAGTATTTTTTTAAAAAAGGACACCTTGATTATCAAGAAGGGGATTTGTTTGTCCAAAAAGATTTAGCCAAGACTTTGAATCAAATCAAAACGCTAGGCGCTAAAGGCTTTTATCAAGGGCAAGTCGCTGAGCTTATCGAGAAAGACATGAAAAAAAATGGAGGGATTATCACTAAAGAAGATTTAGCCAGTTACAATGTGAAATGGCGCAAACCCGTGGTAGGGAGTTATCGTGGGTATAAGATCATTTCTATGTCGCCACCAAGTTCAGGAGGCACGCATTTGATCCAGATTTTAAATGTCATGGAGAATGCGGATTTAAGCACCCTTGGGTATGGGGCTTCTAAGAATATCCATATCGCTGCCGAAGCGATGCGTCAAGCTTATGCGGACAGATCGGTTTATATGGGAGACGCTGATTTTGTTTCGGTGCCGGTGGATAAATTGATTAATAAAGCGTATGCCAAAAAGATTTTTGACACTATCCAGCCAGATACGGTTACGCCAAGCTCTCAAATCAAACCAGGAATGGGGCAGTTGCATGAGGGGAGCAACACCACGCATTATTCTGTAGCGGACAGGTGGGGGAATGCAGTCAGCGTTACTTACACCATTAACGCTTCTTATGGAAGCGCTGCTAGTATTGATGGGGCAGGATTTTTATTGAACAATGAAATGGATGATTTTTCCATAAAGCCTGGGAATCCTAATCTCTATGGTTTAGTAGGGGGCGATGCGAACGCGATTGAAGCCAATAAGCGCCCTTTAAGCTCCATGTCGCCTACGATTGTGTTGAAAAACAATAAGGTTTTTTTGGTGGTGGGAAGCCCTGGAGGGTCTAGGATTATCACGACGGTGTTGCAAGTGATTTCCAATGTCATTGATTATAATATGAATATTTCTGAAGCGGTCTCAGCCCCAAGATTTCACATGCAATGGCTTCCTGATGAATTAAGGATTGAAAAGTTTGGCATGCCCGCTGATGTGAAAGACAACCTCACTAAAATGGGCTATCAAATCGTTACTAAGCCGGTCATGGGCGATGTGAATGCGATCCAAGTTTTACCTAAAACTAAGGGGAGCGTTTTCTATGGATCAACGGATCCAAGGAAAGAATTTTAA
- the flgK gene encoding flagellar hook-associated protein FlgK, whose protein sequence is MGGILSSLNTSYTGLQAHQSMVDVTGNNISNASDEFYSRQRVIAKPQAAYMYGTKNVNMGVDVEAIERVHDEFVFSRYTKANYENTYYDTEFSHLKEASAYFPDIDEASLFTDLQDYFNSWKELSKNAKDSAQKQALAQKTEALTHNIKDTRERLTTLQHKASEELKSVIKEVNSLGSQIAQINKRIKEVENNKSLKHANELRDKRDELEFHLRELLGGNVFKSSIKTHSLTDKDSADFDESYNLNIGHGFNIIDGSIFHPLVVKESENKGGLNQVYFQSDDFKVTNITDKLNQGKVGALLNVYNDGSNGTSKGKLQDYIDLLDSFARGLIESTNAIYAQSASHHIEGEPVEFNSDEAFKDTNYNIKNGSFDLIAYNTDGKEIARKTIAITPITTMNDIIQAINANTDDNQDNNTENDFDDYFTASFNNETKKFVIQPKNASQGLFVSMKDDGTNFMGALKLNPFFQGDDASNISLNKEYKKEPTTIRPWLAPINGNFDVANMMQQLQYDSVDFYNDKFDIKPMKISEFYQFLTGKINTDAEKSGRILDTKKSMLETIKKEQLSISQVSVDEEMLNLIKFQSGYAANAKVITAIDRMIDTLLGIKQ, encoded by the coding sequence ATGGGCGGAATCTTATCTTCACTCAACACTTCTTACACCGGCCTACAAGCCCATCAGAGCATGGTGGATGTTACCGGGAATAATATTTCTAACGCTAGCGATGAATTTTATAGCCGTCAGCGCGTGATTGCAAAGCCTCAAGCGGCTTACATGTATGGCACTAAAAATGTGAATATGGGCGTGGATGTAGAAGCCATTGAAAGGGTGCATGATGAGTTTGTTTTTTCTCGTTACACGAAGGCTAATTACGAAAACACTTATTACGATACAGAGTTTTCGCATTTAAAAGAAGCGAGTGCGTATTTTCCGGACATTGATGAAGCGAGCCTTTTTACGGATTTGCAAGATTATTTTAATTCATGGAAAGAATTGTCTAAAAACGCCAAAGACTCCGCTCAAAAACAGGCTCTCGCTCAAAAAACAGAAGCTTTAACGCACAACATTAAAGACACCAGAGAAAGATTAACGACCTTACAGCACAAGGCGAGTGAAGAATTAAAAAGCGTGATTAAAGAAGTCAATAGCTTGGGTTCTCAAATCGCTCAAATCAATAAACGCATTAAAGAAGTGGAAAACAACAAGAGTTTAAAGCATGCGAATGAGTTAAGGGATAAGCGAGATGAGTTGGAATTCCATTTGCGAGAGCTTTTAGGGGGGAATGTTTTTAAAAGCAGCATTAAAACCCATTCGCTCACGGATAAAGACTCAGCGGATTTTGATGAGAGCTATAACCTTAATATCGGGCATGGATTCAACATCATTGATGGCTCTATTTTCCATCCTTTAGTGGTTAAAGAGTCTGAAAATAAAGGGGGTTTGAACCAGGTTTATTTTCAAAGCGATGATTTTAAGGTTACTAATATTACCGACAAGCTCAATCAGGGAAAAGTGGGGGCGTTATTGAATGTGTATAATGACGGCTCTAACGGGACTTCAAAGGGCAAATTACAAGATTATATTGATTTGTTGGATTCTTTTGCTAGGGGCTTGATAGAATCCACTAATGCGATTTACGCTCAAAGTGCGAGTCATCATATTGAAGGCGAGCCTGTAGAATTTAATAGCGATGAAGCCTTTAAAGACACTAATTATAATATCAAAAACGGCTCGTTTGATTTAATCGCTTACAACACCGATGGTAAAGAAATCGCCAGAAAAACCATTGCTATCACGCCCATTACAACCATGAACGACATTATCCAAGCCATTAACGCTAACACCGATGACAATCAAGACAACAACACCGAAAACGACTTTGATGATTATTTCACAGCGAGCTTTAACAATGAGACTAAAAAATTTGTTATCCAGCCTAAAAACGCTTCGCAAGGGTTGTTTGTCTCTATGAAAGATGATGGCACGAATTTTATGGGAGCGTTAAAACTCAACCCTTTTTTTCAAGGCGATGACGCTTCTAACATCAGCTTGAATAAAGAATACAAAAAAGAGCCTACCACTATCCGCCCATGGCTTGCCCCCATTAACGGGAATTTTGATGTGGCGAACATGATGCAGCAATTGCAATACGACAGCGTGGATTTTTATAACGACAAGTTTGACATTAAACCAATGAAAATCAGCGAGTTTTATCAATTTTTAACCGGTAAAATCAACACGGACGCTGAAAAATCAGGGCGTATTTTGGACACCAAAAAGAGCATGTTAGAGACCATTAAAAAAGAGCAACTCTCTATTTCGCAAGTGAGCGTGGATGAAGAAATGCTGAATTTGATCAAGTTTCAAAGCGGTTATGCCGCTAACGCTAAGGTCATTACCGCTATTGATCGGATGATAGACACTTTATTGGGGATTAAACAATAA